The Armatimonadota bacterium genomic sequence AACCCGGGTGCCTCGAGCAGTTGGTCGCGAAGGTCCAGCCGAGGGGGCTCGGTACCGACGGCAAGGAGCATAAATGACTTGACCGTCTCGGGAGCGGGAAGGCGCCCCCAGGTCTCGAACAATGCCGGTGCCCTAGGCAAGACATGCTCATGGAAGTGTCGCACCGCGCCTTGTGGGTCTGCTTGCTGCTCGAAGGGCTGCAACTCGACTTTGTACCACGCCTGGATCAGGGCTCGGGTCACGGCCACGGGACGCTGGATATTCAACAGGTCATGGCGGCGCGAGCAGTCAAGCACCTCAGGCCATAGCCCGAGTGTGCTATAGAGCTGGACCTCCAGAAAAGCGAGATTCAGGTGACCGAGTTGTCCTTGTGCCGCGATGGTGGACAGGGCGGAATCGGCGGCGGGCCGGTTGTTGTCCGCAAGCGCCATCTCGAAGTGCCGCAGGAGTCGGCCTTCAGCGATGTGGATGGCGGCCACCCTTCGGTTTTCGGTCCGGCGCACATTCCACATTAGCTCCAAGGCTCTCAGTAAGCGGTGACTCTGTGGATCGGCCGGATCCCGACGGAACTTGTAAGCCGTGAGGTCCAGTTGGAGCAACGCACTTTCCAGAGGGTCATTGGGGTCCAGTTCCGCAGGTACGCCACGGAACGTGGAGAACGACGGTCCGACGAACGCCAACAACTCCTCACGCAGTTCACGCATTTGTCTCGCCGACTCAGCCACAGCGTACCACTGCAGTCGGCCTTCGGCGCTCCTTGGCAGAACCATAGGGAAGCCCAGTTTGCGGAAATCGTCAATCCATGCCCTCGTAGGGCTGGCAATCGGGCTAGTATAACTATCTAGCCTATCCCACTCGATGTCGTTGCCTGGCCCGAAGAAGCGCTGGAGGAAACCAATTCGTCCCGCCTGCTCCATCATCATGGATCGAGTTCCTCCCAGTGTTGCTCTAGCGACAGTCGGTGCTCTGCGATCCTCCCCGACTCCGTGATGAAGGTCGCGCGCTCCTTGAGAACGGCAATGCCGTTGTGCGTGAAGTTGAATGAGCCGAAGAGGTAATACCGGTCGCCTAGCAACCCCTTTTCGTGCAGCGACGGCGTACACTTGATATGGATCTGCGCCGGAAGACGATCCTGTGCATCTGTCATTCGGTCGAGGAACGCCTGGTTCCGGTAATCCTTGCGTGCCAGGACGAGAACTTCGGATCCGGTTTCCGCGAGGCGAATGAGCGCCCTAGACAGGCGGATGGGGACTCGGTCCCAGTCGGGTACTAGGGAGCTGAATTGGCCCGCCGTATTATCGAGGACAGGGATATCGGTAATCCACGGCGAGATGAGGAAGATACGCCGACTAGGCGCGAGCAACTCGGCCGCGAAAACCGATTGAAGGAGTCGCGCGATCTCCCGCGTTCCGTTCCACATGCGGATGTCACGGCTGGATTCCGTCACTGCAGGACCTCCCTTAGGTGTAGGGTGGCCGACCGACCGCCGTGGATACGCTCGGCGCGGACAACGTACGGAAAGAGGCGGAGGAAATGCAACTCGATCGGGTTTACGACCATTCGGAGAATCGCCACTTGAAGAACGTCGCTGTGGGTAGCACCGGCGAAGAGACGGACGCTTCCTCGTGTCGCCAGGGCCTCGCGCGCCACTTCTTCCCAGTCTGGGACGGCTGGATCATCGACAGGCACGTACAGAAGGCATGCCCTCAACTCGGTGAAGAGGAGAAGCGGGTCAGGCCTGGGGAAGTTCGCGTAAGGGTTGTAGACCTCGAGGGATTTCTCCCGCACCACGCTGCCTCGAGGCCAGAGCAATGCGTAGAGGATGGAGGCGCTCTCCTGCGAGGAATCGCCGCCGCCACCGACCGAACTTAGGATACGTGATACGTCATCCGCGATCTCCGGGTTCCGACTGGCACAGTAGCAGAAAACCCGGGCATCAATTTCGACACCAAGGCGCTCCTCTTCCGCAGCCCATGAGTCCAACAGACTCGACAAGAGGGCGTCCGTGTCTGGACCGGTACCCGGGCGCAGCACGCGAGCATTGAGCGCCGTCATGACTGGGCGGGTCACTAGGACCCCCAATTCGTTCAGTACGTTTGTTAGGATGCCACGCGCTACGTCTAACTCGTGATTGTTTTCGGCCCGCCGCACTTGTGCAAATGCCTCCTGGAGAGCGCTGCTTGACTGACTCAGACGCGCCGCATTCGTGAGTTCCTCGTCCACTACCTCGTGGTCGGACGGGCTCAGGGCCATTTCAGCGAGCAGGTAGAAGTAGCGCGGGTCCGACCGATACTGCTGATAGATCTCCTCGACCACGCCGGTTCCGCCGAGGACGGTCTCCGTTATCCAGATCGCCGCGAGACCTTCTGGCAACTCCTCTCCACCAGAAGGAGGTGGACCGGGATCTATGTCCAGGCACAATTCGCCTGCCTGATTTTGCGGGGTAAGAGCATAGCACGCCTGCTGAAATGCGGCGCCCAATGTGAGCGTGAAGCGTTGCCGAATCCACTGCTTGTCAATCGCTACCGCCCCGTGCAGGACCATCGCTAGGCGGAGGAGGCGGTCGCGTACGTTAGTATCCTGGAATAACGACAGCAATCGTTGCTGCAGCTTGCCAGTTGGTATCTCCTCAATGCCCTCGAATCCTTCATCCTCTTCGTCATTCACGGGCAAGGTCTGGAAGATGCTGCTCAACGCCTCCGATACGGACCGATCCCACTCTGGCGTATCGGAATAGTGAGAGATGGCTTCCCGTAGCGTGACTTGGGATCTGCCGGCCCTGGCCAAGAGCATCGAAAGGAACACCAGTGCCAGCCAGTCGAGTAGGAAAGCGTTCTGCTGTGTCGCTTTCCGCAATTCATCGTCATTAGTCACGCTATCTCGGAAATACGCTGTCCGTGATGATCGAAGCACTTCGGGGTTGCTGAGGGCCCTCCCGATCGCATCGTCGGAGATCCGACACAGGAATCGGATGCCATCTACGCACTGTTCGAACCCGACGGCCGCTTGCGCTCCGGGTTCGCCCCGATCTTCTGGCTCCGTAAACCGGATGGTAATGCTCCGGTCTGCCTTGCCCCTGCGGCGAACGTCAGCGCGGGAACCCAGGGAGAACCTCCGCACGACGGACGGACGAGAGAGGTTGTGGGTGCAGAACCGCACGTCCTGGATGAAGCTATCGAAGCCGCACTCCGATGGAACGCCCTCGTTTTCCCCGATATCATCCGCGAACACCTGTGAACGCCATTCCATTCGTGCGTTCGAGGAGGCGAGGACATTGTCAGGCTTTCCCATCGGACAGAGGGCGGTCTTGATCGCCCACGGACGGACGCACATGACATCATTAACGCTGCCTCCTAGTCGCACCTGAAATGTGCCGACGGACTCGTAGGGCGGCGCGCAGTAGGCGTCCACCATCATCTCCTGTAGGTCCGGGCCATCCAGTTCGGGTGGGGCGACCCAATGGGC encodes the following:
- the dpdK gene encoding phospholipase D-like domain-containing protein DpdK yields the protein MTESSRDIRMWNGTREIARLLQSVFAAELLAPSRRIFLISPWITDIPVLDNTAGQFSSLVPDWDRVPIRLSRALIRLAETGSEVLVLARKDYRNQAFLDRMTDAQDRLPAQIHIKCTPSLHEKGLLGDRYYLFGSFNFTHNGIAVLKERATFITESGRIAEHRLSLEQHWEELDP